In one window of Candidatus Abyssobacteria bacterium SURF_5 DNA:
- a CDS encoding deoxyguanosinetriphosphate triphosphohydrolase — protein sequence MIIRKMLEKREHEYLSQRASFSDESRGRARPIDECPYRTSYQRDRDRIIHSKSFRRLKHKTQVFLSPTGDHFRTRLTHTLEVAQIARTISRALCLNEDLTEAIALGHDLGHTPFGHAGETVLNELHSGGFSHNEQSLRIVEKLENGKGLNLTFEVRDGILNHSKGPIDIFEGANGEGPTTLEGQVVRISDGIAYINHDIDDAIRSGLIGNHDLPPECVRVLGNTSSSRIDRMVADVILNSQEACIQMSPDILRATNRLRAYLFQNLYPRPEIQDPINRTKRILKEIFYLLIENPNIFLNEIKIAEPEEPLERLAVDFIAGMTDRYALDFYRSHFLPQFGV from the coding sequence ATGATTATCCGCAAGATGCTTGAGAAGCGCGAGCACGAATATCTCTCGCAGCGGGCTTCGTTCAGCGACGAGAGCAGAGGGAGAGCCAGGCCGATCGACGAGTGCCCGTACCGGACCAGCTATCAGCGCGACCGGGACCGCATTATCCACTCAAAATCGTTCCGCCGCTTGAAGCATAAAACGCAGGTTTTCCTCTCGCCGACCGGCGACCATTTTCGCACGCGCCTCACTCATACCCTCGAGGTCGCCCAGATAGCCCGCACAATCTCGCGCGCCCTCTGCCTCAATGAAGACCTGACCGAGGCAATCGCCCTCGGGCACGACCTCGGACATACTCCGTTCGGACATGCGGGTGAAACGGTCCTCAATGAGCTTCATAGCGGCGGGTTCTCTCACAACGAGCAGAGCCTGAGGATCGTGGAGAAACTGGAGAACGGCAAGGGCTTGAACCTCACCTTCGAGGTGCGCGACGGAATTCTCAACCATTCAAAGGGGCCGATTGACATATTTGAGGGCGCCAACGGCGAAGGCCCAACAACGCTTGAAGGGCAGGTCGTGCGAATTTCGGACGGGATCGCCTATATTAACCACGACATAGACGACGCCATCCGGAGCGGATTGATCGGCAACCACGATCTTCCCCCGGAATGTGTGAGAGTCCTCGGAAACACTTCTTCTTCCCGGATCGACCGAATGGTGGCCGACGTTATTCTCAACAGCCAGGAGGCCTGCATCCAGATGAGCCCGGACATATTGCGGGCGACAAATCGCTTGCGTGCTTATCTGTTCCAAAACTTGTATCCGCGCCCGGAAATCCAGGACCCAATCAACAGGACCAAGAGAATTTTGAAAGAGATCTTCTACCTGCTCATCGAAAATCCGAATATCTTTCTGAATGAAATAAAAATCGCCGAGCCCGAAGAGCCGCTCGAGCGCCTGGCAGTGGATTTCATAGCGGGCATGACCGACCGCTACGCTCTCGATTTCTATAGGTCTCATTTCCTGCCTCAATTTGGAGTCTGA
- a CDS encoding cob(I)yrinic acid a,c-diamide adenosyltransferase: MSTQQEQSHDALGRVHILTGEGKGKTTAALGLAMRAAGGGLKVIMIQFLKRSNRYGELKAALKLAPEFEIVQMGPECVRLLEDPSADATCTGCMKCHVDPQNLRIADLDAARKGMDLAERALTEDEYDLVILDEINYAIGFNLVAPEEVQALLKRKRRDVEVVLTGRNAHPLLLEAADYVTEMHEVKHPWRRGEQARRGIEY, from the coding sequence ATGTCCACTCAGCAGGAACAGTCGCACGACGCCCTCGGCCGCGTCCACATCTTGACAGGAGAAGGCAAGGGCAAGACAACCGCCGCGCTCGGTCTGGCGATGCGCGCCGCCGGTGGAGGCTTGAAAGTCATCATGATCCAGTTCTTGAAAAGATCGAACAGATATGGCGAGTTGAAAGCGGCTCTAAAGCTGGCGCCGGAGTTCGAGATCGTGCAGATGGGACCCGAATGCGTCCGCCTGCTTGAGGATCCTTCCGCTGATGCAACGTGCACGGGCTGTATGAAGTGTCACGTCGACCCGCAGAATCTCCGGATCGCGGACCTGGACGCCGCGCGAAAGGGGATGGATTTGGCTGAACGCGCGCTTACCGAAGATGAATACGACCTCGTCATTCTCGATGAAATTAACTACGCAATCGGATTTAATCTGGTTGCGCCCGAGGAAGTACAAGCGCTGCTGAAGCGCAAGCGGCGGGATGTCGAAGTTGTGCTTACGGGCAGAAATGCGCATCCACTCCTGCTCGAGGCTGCCGATTACGTGACCGAGATGCATGAAGTCAAGCATCCGTGGCGCCGGGGGGAGCAAGCCCGGAGGGGAATCGAATATTAG
- a CDS encoding PhoU family transcriptional regulator codes for MLKELLDMLRAKSPLNDMLNEFTQMIEKTEWMFDTAVQVLMAKKGSAEVAKDLYAKDKEVNEHQRSIRRKIISHLTLHPHADVPACLVLMSVVKDAERVGDYCKNIYELSTMFDVAFDKGRYKTPLKELAEQLENLFGKTRKAFMWSDEEAAHAIIAKGDMITAQCDMLIKQLIVDNLPTNKAVAYTLLARYFKRVSSHLVNIATSVVTSVDNLDHFDEA; via the coding sequence ATGCTCAAAGAGCTCTTGGACATGTTGCGGGCGAAATCGCCCCTGAACGACATGCTCAATGAATTCACGCAAATGATTGAAAAGACCGAATGGATGTTCGATACTGCCGTTCAGGTGCTCATGGCAAAAAAGGGAAGCGCCGAAGTCGCCAAAGACCTCTACGCAAAAGATAAGGAGGTAAATGAGCATCAAAGGAGCATCCGGCGAAAGATCATCAGCCACCTTACACTCCACCCGCACGCCGACGTGCCCGCCTGCCTGGTGCTCATGAGCGTCGTCAAGGACGCCGAGCGAGTCGGCGACTATTGCAAGAATATCTACGAACTCTCAACCATGTTCGATGTCGCCTTCGATAAGGGCCGCTACAAGACCCCCCTGAAGGAACTGGCGGAGCAGTTGGAGAATCTGTTCGGAAAAACGCGCAAAGCGTTCATGTGGTCGGATGAGGAGGCGGCTCATGCCATCATCGCAAAGGGCGACATGATCACCGCACAATGCGACATGCTCATCAAGCAGCTCATTGTCGATAATCTTCCCACCAACAAAGCGGTTGCGTATACGCTCCTTGCACGCTACTTCAAGCGCGTCTCCAGCCATCTGGTGAATATCGCCACCAGCGTTGTGACCTCGGTTGATAATCTGGACCATTTTGATGAGGCTTAG
- a CDS encoding acyltransferase, which produces MDALPFIFPGAFFQHSYGIEVGKNLNVNRGVHIYGRGGITFGDYVLIGPNVVITSSQHRYNVKGIPILFQGHERKRIIVGSDVWIGANAVILPGVTIGDGAIIGAGAVVTSDVGPYSIVGGVPARKIGQRD; this is translated from the coding sequence ATGGATGCGCTCCCGTTCATTTTTCCGGGCGCCTTTTTTCAACATAGCTATGGAATTGAGGTGGGCAAAAACCTGAACGTCAACAGGGGCGTCCATATTTACGGCCGGGGTGGAATTACTTTCGGCGATTATGTCCTCATCGGGCCAAACGTAGTGATCACCTCCTCCCAGCATCGCTATAACGTCAAGGGGATACCCATCCTCTTCCAAGGACACGAGCGAAAGCGGATTATTGTCGGCAGCGACGTGTGGATCGGCGCAAACGCGGTCATCCTTCCGGGTGTCACAATCGGCGACGGCGCGATCATCGGCGCGGGCGCGGTCGTCACTTCCGATGTCGGACCATATTCCATCGTCGGCGGCGTTCCCGCCAGGAAGATCGGCCAGCGCGATTGA